GAGAGGCGCTTGGGGTCAACGGCTACTCCCCCTTTTGCTCCCCCATAGGGGATGTTGACGACGGCGCATTTCCAGGTCATCCACATGGCTAGGGCGCGCACCTCGTCCAAGTCCACAGCGGGGTGATAGCGGATACCCCCCTTAGCTGGCCCCCGTGCGAGGTTGTGCTGAATGCGGTAGCCGACGAACATGCGCACGGAGCCGTCGTCCATGCGGACAGGGAAATGGACGGTCAGTTCCCTTTTGGTCTGGCGCAAGTGCTGGCGCAGGTCGTCCTCGAGGCCCAGGCGCGCGGCAGCGGCGTCAAACTGGGCCAGGGCCACATCGTAGGCTGACAAGGGGCGTTGAGCGGGCGCGGTAAGCATGAGTTCGCTCCTTTGTTGCTCACTATATGGGCCTCTCCTCTATAATAAGGTTCGCCCAGTCCTAGAGGGATATGGTGAGCAAGGGTGTCTGTCTGCCGTATGCCCTGTGGCCTCGGTTTATTGTGTCTACACGGTTGGCGAGGAGGGTGCTGTGCCCCAGGCGTTAGAGGGCATCCGTGTCCTTGATTTGACCCACTACATTGCGGGGCCTTTCGCCACCCGCCTGCTGGCAGATTTGGGGGCGGATGTGGTGAAAGTGGAACGTCCTCGGGGGGGCGACCCTGCGCGGCGTCTGGGCCCCTTCTTCCAAGATATCCCGCAAGGGGAGCACTCCCTCCTGTTCTTTTTCTTGAACCTCAACAAACGCTCCATCACTCTGGACGTGAAAACGGCGACGGGGCGCTCCCTCTTGCGCCCCCTGGTGGAGTGGGCGGATCTGGTGGTGGAGAACTTTGCACCCGGCACCCTAGCGTCGTGGGCCCTCTCCTACGAGACTCTGGCCTCCTGGAACCCCCGGGTGGTGCTGGTCTCCCTTTCCAACTTCGGGCAGTGGGGGCCGTACCGGGATTACCAGGTGGACGACCTCATCGCCTACGGGATGGGTGGGCCCATGCTGATGACGGGGATAGCGGATCGGGAGCCCTCAACCATCGGGTTGTATATCCCCTTGTACCAGGCGGGTGCTGTGGCAGCGCTGGCTGGCCTGATGGGGGTTACCCAAGCCGAACTGACCGGGCGGGGCGATTGGCTGGATGTCTCGATCTTCGAAACCCAGGTGGGAAGCCAGGATCGGCGCACGGTGGCGCTGGTGGGATATCAGTATACGGGGGAGACCTTTACCCGCCGTGTCCCTGCTGCCACCATCGCCAGTGGGATCAAGCCGTGTCAGGACGGCTATGTGGGCTTTGCCGGCTTTGGTCCGCGGTTTGTATCCGTTGTGGCGATGTTGGGGCGTCCCGAATTACTGCAGGATCCCCGCTGGGGCACGGTGGAGGGGCGCGCCAGACCCGAAGCGGCGGAGGCTTTTGACAGGGAGGTGTTTTTGCCCTGGCTGATGCAGAGGACCATGCGGGAGATTTGGGAGGTGGCGCAGGCACACGGGGTGATCGCAGGGCCGGTGTTCACGGTCAAAGAGGTGCTGGAGGACCCGGTGTTCCGTGCGCGGGGGGTGTGGGCAGAGATAGAGCACCCGGTGCTGGGAAAGGTCTGCCTGCCGGGGCGGCCCTTCCTGATGGATGCCACCCCTTGGGCGCTCCGTCGTCCCGCACCCTTATTGGGACAGCATAACCGAGAGGTCTTCGTGGATATGCTGGGTCTTTCTTCATCCGACCTGGTGCGCCTGCGCCAGATGGGGGTGGTGTAACCTTGGAGTTCCCACGCCATAGTATACAGGTGCGTATTGCCGTGTTTCCCTGTGAGCCCCTAGCCCGTCTGGCCGCCTCGCGTCTGGTGGAGGCGGGAATCCCCTGCCTGGTGCGTTCGGAGGGTGTAGGGCCGGGGGCGTGGGGCAGCGCTGCCAATCTGCCCTACAGCATTTTGGTCCCTGAGGGGGAGCAGTGGCGGGCGCGGGAGGTGCTGGGCCTGCCCCCTGCGGAGGTGCTGGAGCGGTGTTCACCTCCTTCGGGGACACGCCCCCCTCTGGGGGTGCGGATAGCGCTGGTGGTCCTCGCCCTGATGCTTCTCCTTGTTCTCGGGGCAGGGGTAGGGATGCGTCTCCTGCAAGGGGGGTAAGATGACGGCTTCGCTTCCTCTGAATGGCGTGCGTGTTGTAGACCTCACGGTGGTCTGGGTAGGGCCTTATTGCACCATGTTCCTGGCCGACTGGGGGGCGGAGGTGATTCGGGTGGAGACGCACCAGGTATTTCAGCCCAGCACGCGGGGGTATGTGCCCTACCCGAGCAAGGAACTGATGCGCACCCAGCGCACCTGGAGCCTGGCCTTGCCCAACTGGGAGCCGGGGCGTCGTCCCTGGAACCGCACGCCTCTGTTCAACTCCCATGGGCGCAACAAACTCTCCTTTACCGTGGACTTGCGCCGCCCAGAGGGGCGGGAGGTGCTCTATCGTCTGGTGGCTATTTCGGACGTGCTCATTGAGAACAACGCCCCCGACACGATGGAGAAACTGGGGGTTACCTACGAGAATCTGCGCCGTTACAATCCGACGCTGATCATGGTGCGCATGCCTGCCTACGGGCTTTCGGGGCGATATGCCACGTACCGGGCCTTCGGTTCCCAACTGGAGTCCGTGGTCGGGCACACCTCACTGCGGGGCTATCCCGACACTGATCCCTCTTTGCGAGGGGATGTGTTTACGGCCGATGCGGTGGGGGGGATTATCGCCGCCGTTGCCACCCTGGCGGCCCTGCGCCACCGCCGGCGCACCGGTCAGGGTCAGCAGATTGAGTTCCCCCAGGCCGAAGCCTTTCTCCCTTTGCTGACCCCTGCCTTCCTGGACTATATTCTCAACGGGCGTGTGCAGGGGTCGCCGGGCAATCGCCACCCCTCCTTCGTGCGGGGGTGCTACCCGTGCCTGGGCAAAGACCGTTGGCTGGTCATCTCCCTCTATACCGATGCCCAGTTCCAGGCCTTGTGCCGTGTGATGGGACGCCCGGACATGGCTAACGACCCCCGGTGGGTGGATTCCCTGTCCCGCCGGAAGAACCAGGACGCTTTGGACCAGGAGATCACTCGTTGGACACAAACCCAGGAGGCCTATCAGGCCTTTCGGCGTTTGCAGGAGGCGGGGGTGCCTGCGGGGGTGGTGAGCCACGAGGGGGATATCTTCTCCGACCCCCACCTGGGGGTGCGCCGATACTTTGAACCCCTTACCCAGGAGGACACGGGCACCCATTACTACCCCGGCCTCTTATGGAAGGCGATGCACACCCCCAATCGTCTGCGCTTGCCCCCTGTGCGCCTGGGGGAACACAACCGCTGGGTCTATCGGGACCTGCTGGGCTACGACGAAGAGGAGTATAAGGCCCTGGAGGCGGCGGGCCATATTGGGGAGGACTATCCCCCGAACCTGCGTTAGACGGCTCCGAGGGCCTGGAACACCTGCAGGAACTGGGCCACATTGCCGGGCTGGAACCAGGGAATCGCCTCAACAATGCGCCCCTCTGCATCTATGACGAACACGGCGCGCTGGGCGCGACGGCCGTCTGCGCTTACCACCCCGTAGGCGCGGGCCACTTGCAGGTCGGGGTCGCTGGCCAGGGGGAAAGGACACCCCCCCAGGGCCTGCCCGAAGCGCTCCTGGATGGGGAGCGGGTCGGCGCTGATGGCGATGACCTCGGCCCCCGTGCCCTGGACGGTGGCGTACTCGTCCTTGAAGGAGGACACTTGCAGGCTACAGGCGGGGGTCAGCGCCTCGGCGAAGAAGAGGAGCACCACCTTGCGCCCCCGGTAGTCTTGGAGGCGGATGGGCCCGAGGGTGCTCGGGAGGGTGAAGTCGGGGGCAGGGTCACCGACCTGGGGCATGGGTCTCTCCTTGCGGGTTGTGCAAGCGGAGGGCGATGGTGGCCAGGCGCTGGCCGAGGCGACGGGCCTGGGCCAGGTCCTCCTCGGTGGCGTAACCGGCGGCGGTGGCACCGTAGTAGGAGCCCGAGCGCTCCATCTCTTTCGTCCAAGGCAGGCCCACCACCAACATCCCGCACGCCAGCATCCAGTGGAGTAAGGCCAGCAGGGTGAACTCCAGGCCGCTGTGGCGTCCCCGTCCCGCCACGAAGGCGGCGCCAGGTTTGCCCGCCAGGGAACCCTCCTCCCACAGATCGCCCTGCTCGTCCAGCCAGGCCTTTAGGCGTGCGGGGATACCGCTCCAGTTGGGACACCCCAGGGCGAGGGCATCGCAAGTCAGGAGGTCGCTCCGTTGAGCCTGAGCGACAGGGCGCAGGAGAGGCATCGCGCCGGGGACGGTGTGGACGCCTTGGGCAACGGCTTGAGCCAGGCGCACCACCTGGGTGCTGTGGCCGTCGTAAAGTATCAGGACAGTGATAGGCATAGGCGCTAAGGGTCGGAGCAGTCCCGGTAGGCCCCGCAGCGGGGGCAGACCAGTTTACAGTGCAGGGCGAGGGTGGGTGCCCCACAACGGTCGCAGGGGGGCGGCGCTAGACGCACTGGTGGTGCCTGGATGACCATCATACCCCCAGTATACTGCGCCCAGGTTAGTAAGTATACCCTGGTTCGGGTGTAGAGGTCGGCGTCGGGGTGGGGCGGGCACCCAGGGGTTGGCCGGCTGGCGACAGGACGAACCACACGTCCCCAACCCCCTGTCCCCGCGCCTCGCCGGGGGCGGTGTCAGCGGCGTAGTAGTAGAGGGGCCAGCCATGGTAGGTAACCTGAAGGGTGCCTTCCGGACGACGGGTGGTGCCCAAAAGGGCCGGGTTCAGGCCCTCACCTGCAACAGGGGGAGCCGTCGTGAGCAGAGGGGGCCACGCTCGGGCACAGGCGTCTACACAGGTGGAGGTGTTGGGCCGATCGTTGGTGAACAGGTACAGAGTGCGTCCTTGGGCGTCGGTGAGAATGCGCCCCAGTTGGGGGTGCAGGGAGGTTCGCACAACTGTCCCCGCAGGGGTGGGTGAAGGAGGTGGAGGTGGGGGCGGGGTCGGTGTGGCAGTGGGGGTGGGAGTGGGTGTCGGGAGCGGAGCAGGCGTGGGGCTAGGAGTAGGTGTAGGGGTAGGTGTTGGAGGTGGTGGGGCTGGTGGAGGCGTGGGCGGGGGGAGTGTGGGTTGGGCAGCAGGGGCCGGAGGAGATGTCGGGGTGGGGGACAGACCCCGACAAGCCACAAGGAGAAGGAGCACTACCAGGAGAAGCCCCAGGAAACGCAGGAACACCTTTTCCCCTTTTGCTTTAATTTTACTGGAGCGAATGCACCGGGGAGAGGGGCGATTGGGCTACCGGTGCGGGAGGCTAGCGACGCAAGAGTTCAGCAGCCAGCACCAGAGGGCCGCTGGGGGAAACGCTCCCTTGCACCGGCTCAATGGTCACCCGCAGACCGTCAAAGGTGGTCAGAGGTTCCCGCGGACGCACTAGCAACTGGGCCCACCCCGATTCGTCCACGGTAAAGGTACCTCCATCTATGCGCATATCCCCTCGGGTGAGCCACACCTGGTAGACCTGAGCGGGCGGTAGGGGATCCAGACCGATGACCACCAGGATGGCTACCCCCCACTCGGGAGGAGCCATGAGCATCCCGTAAGCGGTGGGGGCGGAGGAGGTGCCCCGCACCCACACCACCCGCATGTCCGGGGCTGCACTCCAGTAGGCCAACTGGCGTAGGTCGTGTAAGGAGCGGGAGAGAGACTCGGTGCGGTAGTCCTCTTTTGCCTGCATGGCCATCAGCACGGAAGCCAGGTGCCCTAGGCGGTCATCCTGACGAGCCTCTGTGGTGTGGAGGGCCTGAAGGAGCCTTTCTACCTGGGCCTGCTGACGGGCCAGGGCGCGCTCCAGGTGCATGTGGCGGACGAGGCTCCATGCCCACGCTCCGACCAAGACCGCCACGGCGACAGCGATGGCCCCCACAAGAACCCATCCCATGTGTCCGTCCAAAGACAGCACCTGTCTTTCCGCGCGTGGGACGGGCGTCCCCAGGACACGCTCCAACACCCTGCCCTTGAGGTCAGCGGGAAGGGGGTGATGCCCGGCCGTTGTGGAGAGCCAGGCGGCCCCCTCCAAAAAGGGTTGGGCCTGGTAGGCGCACCGGGCGCAACGCTGCAGGTGGGAGTCCACAGCACGCCACATGTTCGGCTCCAGAGCCGATACTGCATAGGCGGGGAGAAGGTCTTGTACCTGATGACAGTTCATGCTTCCATTCCCATTCCGGGGCCCAGAAGGGAGCGAAGTTTCAGAAGCCCCAACCGGATGCGGGTTTTGACCGTGCCCAAAGGAATACCCAGGCGTTGAGCGACCTCTTTCTGGGTGTAGCCATGAAAGTAAGTGAGCAGGAGAACCTCACGCTGGGAGGGGTCGAGGAGTTCCAAAGCCTTCAACAGGCGAGCCCCACGCTCACGGGCGATGGCTTCGTCCACGGGATCGTCCGGGGGCTGGTGGGGGATGGAGCGTGCGGGAAGGGGGGTGTCAGAGTCTATGGTTCCCTCCCGTCGGCGCTTCCGCAGGAGGTCTATTGCCCGATGGTGGGCGATGCTCAGCAGCCACAGACGGGGGCTTCCTCGGGCCTCGCTGTAGGTATGGGCCTTCTGCCACACGGCGAGGAACACCTCTTGCACCACCTCCTCGGCCGCCCCCGTGTCTTGCAGCACGCCGTAAGCCACATTGAACACGGCCCGGGCGTAGCGGTCGTAAAGGGTCTCCAACCCCTCCTCACGACCCGCGGCGACCAGAGCGAGGAGGTCCAGGTCGCCCAACTCCCGGTATGCCACGCCACCATCCTGGGGCGGCGCACCATGCCAAGATATATTACGAAAAGCGTTGCCCTGCGGATCTGCGGCCGTCCCCTGCGGGTATTCTACTTCCTCTCAAGGGCGGGGGCAAGCGGGGGTATGGGGCTCCCCAGGCCTTGCACACGGGGGCGCAAGGCGCTACCATAGTATACAGCGCTGGGGGATCGTCTAGCGGTAGGACGGCAGACTCTGGATCTGCTAGCCCTGGTTCGAATCCAGGTCCCCCAGCCATTTTTATTTGATGGCGATGGCGTTGGCCGGCGAGCCGACGCCCCCTGGCAGGTGCAAGGGCACCGCCACCACCAGAAAGGCGTAGACCCCATCCCGGGCGCAGTCCTCCGCCAGGGCATCCAGGTCCCAGAACTCCCCCAGGGGCATCCCCAGCAGGGGGATGAGGCGTCGGTGCAGAAAGCCCACCTCCCGGCGCACAGGCAGGCTTTCTACGGCCACATTATCCGCCGCCACCAGCGCAATACGGTGGTCCCACAGCCAGGCAGCCATCTCCAGGCTGGCATCCAGGCCGGGCGTGGCCAGGGTGTTGTCCAACATATTCCCTATGGTGGCGCGTTCCCCTTCGGCCAGGGAGAGATACCAGCCCAGCCATCCCGTCCGCACCAGCAGGATGTCGCCCTCCTCCAGGGCGACGGATTGGGCACGGGCGGTGGCCTCCAGGTGCTGGGGGAAGATGGGGAAGGTCTGGCGGGGGTCCAGGGGACGGCCCTGCTGGGCCATCCAGCGGGCCACATCCAGGAGCACCCCCCGTCCCACGATGCCGTGGCGTGCCCAATGTTCTATCCCCAACGCCCCGCGGGCGATGTCCTCATCCTGGCGGCCGCCGTAGAAGCCGAACTCCCGGTAACGGATGTGACGCAGGCCATCTATCTGGGTGGAGAACTGGGGGTAGAAGTTGTCCAAGACCTCGTCGCGGGCGTTGCGGTCGGGGGAGAAAAGCGTGTGGCGGTAGCGCTGCCGCCCCGGCACAAGGGGGGGATGGGGCTGGTTGAGGGGAAGGGATAAGTTGAACACCTGTCCCCGGCGGACCAGGCCGACGGCGCGCCGCACCCGCTCGGGCGTAAGGAAGTTGATGGTGCCCAGTTGGTCATCGGGGCCGAACACGCCCCAGCAGTGGCGGTCGCCTGTGGCGGGGATGACGGGCAGCTCAGCATAGCGGGGAAGGGGCATACACACCTCCAGCGGCGGCCCAGGGGATAGGATAACGGACTCTGAAAGGCGGGGGAAGCGGTTCTCTACACAGGGGGTTAGGGA
This genomic window from Dehalococcoidia bacterium contains:
- a CDS encoding NAD(P)H-dependent oxidoreductase; protein product: MPITVLILYDGHSTQVVRLAQAVAQGVHTVPGAMPLLRPVAQAQRSDLLTCDALALGCPNWSGIPARLKAWLDEQGDLWEEGSLAGKPGAAFVAGRGRHSGLEFTLLALLHWMLACGMLVVGLPWTKEMERSGSYYGATAAGYATEEDLAQARRLGQRLATIALRLHNPQGETHAPGR
- a CDS encoding cyclase family protein; the protein is MPLPRYAELPVIPATGDRHCWGVFGPDDQLGTINFLTPERVRRAVGLVRRGQVFNLSLPLNQPHPPLVPGRQRYRHTLFSPDRNARDEVLDNFYPQFSTQIDGLRHIRYREFGFYGGRQDEDIARGALGIEHWARHGIVGRGVLLDVARWMAQQGRPLDPRQTFPIFPQHLEATARAQSVALEEGDILLVRTGWLGWYLSLAEGERATIGNMLDNTLATPGLDASLEMAAWLWDHRIALVAADNVAVESLPVRREVGFLHRRLIPLLGMPLGEFWDLDALAEDCARDGVYAFLVVAVPLHLPGGVGSPANAIAIK
- a CDS encoding sigma-70 family RNA polymerase sigma factor, with translation MAYRELGDLDLLALVAAGREEGLETLYDRYARAVFNVAYGVLQDTGAAEEVVQEVFLAVWQKAHTYSEARGSPRLWLLSIAHHRAIDLLRKRRREGTIDSDTPLPARSIPHQPPDDPVDEAIARERGARLLKALELLDPSQREVLLLTYFHGYTQKEVAQRLGIPLGTVKTRIRLGLLKLRSLLGPGMGMEA
- a CDS encoding anti-sigma factor translates to MNCHQVQDLLPAYAVSALEPNMWRAVDSHLQRCARCAYQAQPFLEGAAWLSTTAGHHPLPADLKGRVLERVLGTPVPRAERQVLSLDGHMGWVLVGAIAVAVAVLVGAWAWSLVRHMHLERALARQQAQVERLLQALHTTEARQDDRLGHLASVLMAMQAKEDYRTESLSRSLHDLRQLAYWSAAPDMRVVWVRGTSSAPTAYGMLMAPPEWGVAILVVIGLDPLPPAQVYQVWLTRGDMRIDGGTFTVDESGWAQLLVRPREPLTTFDGLRVTIEPVQGSVSPSGPLVLAAELLRR
- a CDS encoding DUF2007 domain-containing protein produces the protein MEFPRHSIQVRIAVFPCEPLARLAASRLVEAGIPCLVRSEGVGPGAWGSAANLPYSILVPEGEQWRAREVLGLPPAEVLERCSPPSGTRPPLGVRIALVVLALMLLLVLGAGVGMRLLQGG
- a CDS encoding peroxiredoxin — protein: MPQVGDPAPDFTLPSTLGPIRLQDYRGRKVVLLFFAEALTPACSLQVSSFKDEYATVQGTGAEVIAISADPLPIQERFGQALGGCPFPLASDPDLQVARAYGVVSADGRRAQRAVFVIDAEGRIVEAIPWFQPGNVAQFLQVFQALGAV
- a CDS encoding CoA transferase; protein product: MTASLPLNGVRVVDLTVVWVGPYCTMFLADWGAEVIRVETHQVFQPSTRGYVPYPSKELMRTQRTWSLALPNWEPGRRPWNRTPLFNSHGRNKLSFTVDLRRPEGREVLYRLVAISDVLIENNAPDTMEKLGVTYENLRRYNPTLIMVRMPAYGLSGRYATYRAFGSQLESVVGHTSLRGYPDTDPSLRGDVFTADAVGGIIAAVATLAALRHRRRTGQGQQIEFPQAEAFLPLLTPAFLDYILNGRVQGSPGNRHPSFVRGCYPCLGKDRWLVISLYTDAQFQALCRVMGRPDMANDPRWVDSLSRRKNQDALDQEITRWTQTQEAYQAFRRLQEAGVPAGVVSHEGDIFSDPHLGVRRYFEPLTQEDTGTHYYPGLLWKAMHTPNRLRLPPVRLGEHNRWVYRDLLGYDEEEYKALEAAGHIGEDYPPNLR
- a CDS encoding CoA transferase, which translates into the protein MPQALEGIRVLDLTHYIAGPFATRLLADLGADVVKVERPRGGDPARRLGPFFQDIPQGEHSLLFFFLNLNKRSITLDVKTATGRSLLRPLVEWADLVVENFAPGTLASWALSYETLASWNPRVVLVSLSNFGQWGPYRDYQVDDLIAYGMGGPMLMTGIADREPSTIGLYIPLYQAGAVAALAGLMGVTQAELTGRGDWLDVSIFETQVGSQDRRTVALVGYQYTGETFTRRVPAATIASGIKPCQDGYVGFAGFGPRFVSVVAMLGRPELLQDPRWGTVEGRARPEAAEAFDREVFLPWLMQRTMREIWEVAQAHGVIAGPVFTVKEVLEDPVFRARGVWAEIEHPVLGKVCLPGRPFLMDATPWALRRPAPLLGQHNREVFVDMLGLSSSDLVRLRQMGVV